Proteins encoded within one genomic window of Cellulomonas xiejunii:
- the lnt gene encoding apolipoprotein N-acyltransferase produces the protein MPLPPPARWLTLVLAAAGGWVTRLAFPDPGWPVLAPVGMALLYLALRRDSARWNALVGLVWGLTCFGPMITWADDAVGPVPWLALTVLEAAYIALFGAAWAWARRGHAVWRSSAWQLLAFVLLWVGAEELRSTWPFGGFPWGRLAFSQADSPLAAFMWLGGTPLLSAVVAGLGVLLARAVLAARQVALGRTVGALAAAGGVVLASLLIPLDTVAQIGTLRVGAVQGNVPEPGRLDAFGERRQVLDNHVAGTRALLDRAAPGDLDVVLWPENGTDIDPQVDEEAARLIDGVAQEVAAPMLVGTVQYPESGGRYNTAVLWEPGVGPVATYSKQRPAPFAEYIPMRSFVRHFSDAVDLVTRDMLPGTEPGVVPVESPRLGRTVVIGDVICFEVAYDAIVRESVAEGGELLVVQTNNASFGWSDESTQQLAMSRLRAIEHGRATVQISTVGVSAMIAPNGAVMQRTELFTADQMVASLPLRESLTPATRAGNWPALTADVLAVWIVLAGMVGAARLPRDERPDGPA, from the coding sequence GTGCCCCTCCCGCCGCCCGCACGCTGGTTGACGCTCGTGCTCGCCGCCGCCGGAGGCTGGGTCACGCGGCTGGCGTTCCCCGACCCCGGCTGGCCGGTCCTCGCCCCGGTGGGTATGGCCCTGCTCTACCTCGCGCTGCGCCGTGACTCGGCCCGCTGGAACGCGCTCGTGGGACTCGTCTGGGGACTGACCTGCTTCGGCCCGATGATCACCTGGGCCGACGACGCCGTCGGCCCCGTGCCCTGGCTCGCCCTCACCGTGCTCGAGGCGGCGTACATCGCCCTGTTCGGCGCCGCCTGGGCGTGGGCGCGCCGGGGGCACGCGGTGTGGCGCAGCAGCGCGTGGCAGCTGCTCGCGTTCGTGCTGCTGTGGGTCGGGGCGGAGGAGCTGCGCTCGACCTGGCCTTTCGGGGGCTTCCCTTGGGGGCGGCTCGCGTTCTCCCAGGCGGACTCGCCGCTCGCGGCCTTCATGTGGCTGGGCGGGACGCCGTTGCTCTCCGCCGTCGTGGCCGGGCTCGGGGTGCTGCTCGCCCGGGCGGTGCTGGCGGCCCGGCAGGTCGCGCTGGGTCGGACCGTCGGCGCGCTCGCCGCCGCCGGAGGTGTGGTCCTGGCCTCGCTGCTGATCCCGCTCGACACGGTCGCGCAGATCGGGACGTTGCGCGTCGGCGCGGTCCAGGGCAACGTCCCCGAGCCGGGACGCCTCGATGCGTTCGGTGAACGACGCCAGGTCCTCGACAACCACGTCGCCGGGACCCGTGCGCTGCTGGACCGTGCGGCACCGGGCGACCTCGACGTCGTGCTGTGGCCGGAGAACGGCACGGACATCGACCCGCAGGTCGACGAGGAGGCGGCCCGGCTCATCGACGGCGTCGCGCAGGAGGTCGCCGCACCGATGCTGGTGGGCACCGTGCAGTACCCGGAGTCGGGCGGGCGCTACAACACCGCCGTCCTGTGGGAGCCGGGCGTGGGACCCGTCGCGACGTACTCCAAGCAGCGGCCCGCGCCGTTCGCCGAGTACATCCCGATGCGCTCGTTCGTGCGGCACTTCTCGGACGCCGTCGACCTGGTGACGCGCGACATGCTGCCGGGCACCGAGCCCGGTGTGGTGCCGGTCGAGTCGCCCCGGCTCGGGCGCACCGTCGTCATCGGCGACGTCATCTGCTTCGAGGTGGCGTACGACGCGATCGTCCGTGAGTCGGTGGCCGAGGGCGGCGAGCTGTTGGTCGTCCAGACCAACAACGCGTCGTTCGGGTGGTCGGACGAGTCCACGCAGCAGCTGGCGATGTCGCGGCTGCGGGCCATCGAGCACGGGCGCGCCACGGTGCAGATCTCGACCGTCGGCGTCAGCGCGATGATCGCACCCAACGGTGCCGTCATGCAGCGCACCGAGCTGTTCACCGCCGACCAGATGGTGGCCTCGCTGCCCCTGCGGGAGTCCCTGACGCCCGCCACGCGCGCAGGGAACTGGCCCGCGCTGACGGCCGACGTGCTGGCCGTCTGGATCGTGCTGGCCGGCATGGTGGGCGCGGCACGGCTGCCGCGCGACGAGCGTCCCGACGGCCCGGCCTGA
- the tatA gene encoding Sec-independent protein translocase subunit TatA, whose protein sequence is MGRNISAWHVIIVLVVVLLLFGANRLPGLAKSIGQSMKIFKNEVKDLTDDDKRHDPAAGPDPVAGPGTDVPPPPPAGPPAPPRP, encoded by the coding sequence ATGGGCAGGAACATCAGTGCCTGGCACGTGATCATCGTCCTGGTGGTGGTCCTGCTGCTGTTCGGGGCGAACCGCCTGCCGGGGCTGGCCAAGAGCATCGGCCAGTCCATGAAGATCTTCAAGAACGAGGTCAAGGACCTCACCGACGACGACAAGCGGCACGACCCCGCTGCCGGCCCGGACCCGGTGGCCGGACCCGGGACCGACGTGCCGCCGCCGCCCCCGGCCGGGCCGCCCGCCCCGCCGCGTCCCTGA
- a CDS encoding RNA polymerase-binding protein RbpA, which yields MANRSLRGMRIGSHSMETEEGVDFAPRLQAHYDCPNGHTIILPFSVEADVPVVWECRCGAEALLRDAAQPEAKAGKPPRTHWDMLLERRTVNELQELLDERLGLLRAGKLRRSA from the coding sequence ATGGCCAACAGGTCCCTGCGCGGCATGCGCATCGGGTCCCACAGCATGGAGACCGAGGAGGGCGTCGACTTCGCTCCTCGGCTCCAGGCGCACTACGACTGCCCCAACGGGCACACGATCATCCTGCCGTTCTCCGTCGAGGCGGACGTGCCCGTCGTCTGGGAGTGCCGTTGCGGCGCCGAGGCTCTGCTGCGCGACGCAGCGCAGCCCGAGGCCAAGGCCGGCAAGCCGCCGCGCACGCACTGGGACATGCTCCTGGAGCGCCGGACCGTGAACGAGCTGCAGGAGCTCCTCGACGAGCGTCTCGGCCTGCTGCGCGCCGGCAAGCTGCGCCGCAGCGCCTGA
- a CDS encoding DEAD/DEAH box helicase, translated as MPSRRRSTPRVAPDTLEPNRPSSPPEPSPAERYAASRRRAAADRGRLAEFRARLDFPLDDFQVEACAALERGSGVLVAAPTGAGKTVVGEFAVHLALAAGRKAFYTTPIKALSNQKYADLARLHGTERVGLLTGDTTVNGDADVVVMTTEVLRNMLYAGSAALDGLGYVVMDEVHYLADRFRGPVWEEVIIHLPDDVQLVSLSATVSNAEEFGDWLATVRGDTTVVVSEHRPVPLGQHVLVGDRLLDLYAGHVDPTAPGVDPPINPDLTHLLRRQPPGERERRGPRDRGDRGRGGHRPGTGVRPAPRFVVVDELDQAGLLPAIVFIFSRLGCESAVQQCLTAGVRLTTPAERADIRRVAEERCAAIPPEDLEILGYDAFVEGLVRGVAAHHAGMLPLFKETVEDLFSRGWVKVVFATETLALGINMPARSVVLEKLVKWDGSSHVDVTPGEYTQLTGRAGRRGIDTEGHAVVVAHGALDPVQLAGLASRRLYPLRSSFRPTYNMAVNLVAQVGRERARDVLETSFAQFQADRGVVGLARQAQTHAEALEGYAEAMSCHLGDFGQYMDLRRAITDRERGLAKAQAATRRADVARTLEGLRVGDVVEIPAGRRVEHAVVVDPGGKGGFDGPRPTVLTTDRQVRRLTVADVGTGLRTVGRLKVPGRFEVRAPAARRDLAARLRSRLDELDLAPAPARAAGRRAERRSAAADDAELESLRRELRAHPCHRCPEREDHARWAERWARLRDEHAALVRRIAGRTGSIAAVFDRICDVLCTLGYLTTDEFGALQVTPDGGWLRRLYAENDLVLAECLRRGVWDELDAPGLAAAVSTIVYRSRRDDAAEARVPGGPDSRLGRALDAAVRAWSQLEDLEHDARLETIQPLDMGLVEPIHRWAAGRSLDAVLRGSDLAAGDFVRWCKQVIDVLDQISGAAPTARLRTTADRAVTALRRGVVAYSAV; from the coding sequence GTGCCCTCACGTCGCCGCAGCACCCCACGCGTCGCGCCCGACACGCTCGAGCCGAACCGCCCGTCCTCCCCACCCGAGCCGTCACCGGCCGAGCGCTACGCCGCGTCCCGGCGTCGCGCCGCCGCCGACCGCGGCCGGCTCGCGGAGTTCCGGGCGCGGCTCGACTTCCCGCTCGACGACTTCCAGGTCGAGGCGTGCGCCGCCCTGGAACGCGGTAGCGGCGTCCTCGTCGCCGCACCCACCGGGGCCGGCAAGACGGTCGTCGGGGAGTTCGCCGTCCACCTGGCACTCGCGGCCGGACGCAAGGCGTTCTACACGACACCCATCAAGGCGCTGTCCAACCAGAAGTACGCCGACCTGGCCCGGCTGCACGGCACCGAGCGCGTCGGGCTGCTGACCGGCGACACCACCGTCAACGGTGACGCCGACGTGGTCGTCATGACCACCGAGGTGCTGCGCAACATGCTGTACGCCGGCTCGGCGGCGCTCGACGGCCTCGGGTACGTCGTCATGGACGAGGTCCACTACCTCGCGGACAGGTTCCGCGGGCCCGTGTGGGAAGAGGTGATCATCCACCTGCCCGACGACGTCCAGCTGGTCTCGTTGTCCGCGACGGTGTCCAACGCGGAGGAGTTCGGCGACTGGCTCGCCACCGTGCGGGGCGACACCACCGTCGTCGTCAGCGAGCACCGTCCCGTCCCGCTGGGGCAGCACGTCCTGGTGGGCGACCGGCTCCTCGATCTGTACGCCGGGCACGTCGACCCCACCGCGCCGGGCGTCGACCCGCCCATCAACCCTGACCTCACCCACCTGCTGCGGCGTCAACCGCCGGGGGAGCGGGAGCGCCGCGGGCCACGCGACCGGGGGGACCGCGGGCGCGGCGGCCACCGGCCCGGCACGGGAGTGCGCCCCGCGCCGCGGTTCGTGGTCGTCGACGAGCTCGACCAGGCCGGGCTCCTGCCTGCCATCGTCTTCATCTTCTCCCGCCTCGGCTGCGAGTCCGCGGTGCAGCAGTGCCTGACCGCCGGCGTGCGCCTGACCACCCCGGCGGAGCGGGCCGACATCCGGCGCGTCGCCGAGGAGCGGTGCGCGGCCATCCCGCCGGAGGACCTCGAGATCCTCGGCTACGACGCGTTCGTCGAGGGTCTCGTGCGGGGCGTCGCCGCACACCACGCAGGCATGCTGCCGCTGTTCAAGGAGACGGTGGAGGACCTGTTCTCCCGGGGCTGGGTCAAGGTCGTGTTCGCCACCGAGACCCTCGCGCTGGGCATCAACATGCCCGCCCGGTCGGTCGTGCTCGAGAAGCTCGTGAAGTGGGACGGCAGCTCGCACGTCGACGTCACACCGGGGGAGTACACCCAGCTCACCGGGCGGGCGGGCCGCCGCGGCATCGACACCGAGGGGCACGCCGTCGTCGTCGCGCACGGCGCCCTCGACCCCGTGCAGCTCGCCGGGCTCGCGTCACGGCGGCTGTACCCGCTGCGCTCGTCCTTCCGCCCCACGTACAACATGGCCGTCAACCTCGTCGCGCAGGTCGGGCGCGAGCGGGCCCGCGACGTCCTCGAGACGTCCTTCGCGCAGTTCCAGGCGGACCGCGGCGTGGTGGGACTGGCACGCCAGGCGCAGACGCACGCCGAGGCGCTGGAGGGCTACGCCGAGGCGATGTCGTGCCACCTCGGCGACTTCGGCCAGTACATGGACCTGCGCCGGGCGATCACCGACCGCGAGCGCGGCCTGGCGAAGGCCCAGGCCGCGACGCGGCGCGCCGACGTCGCGCGCACGCTCGAGGGCCTGCGCGTCGGTGACGTCGTGGAGATCCCCGCCGGACGGCGCGTCGAGCACGCAGTCGTCGTCGACCCCGGCGGCAAGGGCGGGTTCGACGGGCCGCGGCCGACCGTCCTGACCACGGACCGGCAGGTCCGCCGCCTGACCGTCGCGGACGTGGGGACCGGCCTGCGCACCGTCGGTCGGCTCAAGGTCCCGGGTCGGTTCGAGGTCCGGGCGCCCGCCGCCCGGCGCGACCTGGCGGCGCGGCTGCGGTCCCGGCTCGACGAGCTCGACCTCGCCCCGGCACCCGCGCGCGCTGCCGGCCGGCGCGCGGAGCGCAGGTCGGCAGCCGCCGACGACGCCGAGCTCGAGTCGCTGCGTCGCGAGCTGCGCGCGCACCCGTGCCACCGCTGCCCCGAGCGGGAGGACCACGCGCGGTGGGCCGAGCGCTGGGCACGGCTGCGGGACGAGCACGCCGCACTGGTGCGACGGATCGCCGGGCGCACCGGCTCGATCGCGGCCGTGTTCGACCGCATCTGCGACGTGCTGTGCACCCTCGGGTACCTCACGACGGACGAGTTCGGCGCCCTGCAGGTCACCCCGGACGGCGGCTGGTTGCGCCGCCTGTACGCGGAGAACGACCTGGTGCTGGCGGAGTGCCTGCGCCGTGGCGTGTGGGACGAGCTCGACGCGCCCGGGCTCGCCGCGGCGGTCTCCACGATCGTGTACCGGTCGCGTCGGGACGACGCCGCGGAGGCGCGCGTCCCGGGAGGTCCGGACAGCCGCCTCGGTCGCGCGCTCGACGCCGCGGTCCGGGCGTGGTCCCAGCTCGAGGACCTCGAGCACGACGCGCGGCTCGAGACCATCCAGCCGCTCGACATGGGCCTGGTCGAACCGATCCACCGGTGGGCGGCCGGTCGCAGCCTGGACGCCGTGCTGCGTGGGTCGGACCTCGCTGCGGGGGACTTCGTGCGCTGGTGCAAGCAGGTGATCGACGTCCTCGACCAGATCTCGGGCGCCGCGCCCACGGCCCGCCTACGTACCACGGCGGACCGCGCGGTGACCGCTCTGCGCCGCGGCGTGGTGGCGTACTCGGCCGTCTGA
- a CDS encoding amidohydrolase, which yields MTSTLYRHGVVHSPTDPFAEALLVEDGVIAWLGSDDTADGLVAGVDEVVELQGALVAPGFVDAHVHLLETALAAAGLDLTAAGGVPSAAAALDAVARIASSRAPGDRRVVHGTGWDESTWPEGRPPTRHELDVAGQGLPVYLARVDVHSAVVSSALADLAGLRDLPGWSDDGRVTGAAHHAARAVARAVGPQERSQLYRDVLAQAAAQGIVSVHEQSAPHVDTRDGLRELLTTTADDASGLPLVIGYRAEQCVTVDDARALLADLPGLTGIGGDLNVDGSIGSRTAALRHPYADAPGTSGTLHMSAEQIANHVTAVTRAGRHAAFHVIGDRALDELLLGLRAAADVEGTAAIAAAGHRVEHAEMVDAHSLAQMVLLGLRLSVQPAFDTAWGGPDGMYATRLGRGRAASLNPFADLAAAGVPLALGSDAPVTPFDPWAGVRGASGHHEADQRISVRAAFRAATRGGWRLAGLDHSGAGEVRVGAPAHLAVWQAEHLVVQASRTSTWSADPRAGSPLLPDLGPDEPTPRCLRTTRAGVVLHDALD from the coding sequence GTGACCTCGACCCTCTACCGGCACGGCGTCGTGCACTCACCGACGGACCCCTTCGCCGAGGCTCTGCTCGTCGAGGACGGGGTGATCGCCTGGCTCGGCTCGGACGACACCGCTGACGGCCTCGTCGCAGGCGTCGACGAGGTCGTGGAGCTGCAGGGGGCGCTCGTCGCCCCCGGGTTCGTCGACGCACACGTGCACCTCCTCGAGACCGCCCTGGCCGCCGCCGGGCTGGACCTGACAGCGGCCGGGGGAGTGCCGAGCGCGGCCGCCGCGCTGGACGCCGTCGCCCGCATCGCGTCGTCCCGCGCGCCAGGTGACCGCCGCGTCGTGCACGGCACCGGGTGGGACGAGAGCACGTGGCCCGAAGGACGACCCCCGACCCGGCACGAGCTCGACGTCGCCGGGCAGGGCCTGCCGGTCTACCTGGCGCGGGTCGACGTGCACTCCGCCGTGGTCTCCAGCGCGCTGGCCGACCTCGCCGGGCTGCGCGACCTGCCCGGCTGGTCGGACGACGGCCGGGTCACGGGCGCAGCGCACCACGCCGCGCGTGCCGTGGCGCGGGCCGTCGGACCCCAGGAGCGCAGCCAGCTGTACCGCGACGTCCTCGCACAGGCCGCCGCGCAGGGCATCGTCTCCGTCCACGAGCAGTCCGCGCCCCACGTCGACACGCGGGACGGGCTGCGTGAGCTGCTGACGACCACCGCCGACGACGCCTCCGGGCTGCCGCTCGTCATCGGGTACCGCGCGGAGCAGTGCGTCACCGTGGACGACGCCCGCGCGCTCCTGGCCGACCTGCCCGGCCTGACGGGGATCGGGGGGGACCTGAACGTCGACGGGTCCATCGGTTCACGTACCGCCGCCCTGCGGCACCCGTACGCCGACGCACCCGGCACGTCGGGCACGCTGCACATGTCGGCCGAGCAGATCGCGAACCACGTGACCGCGGTGACCCGCGCCGGGCGGCACGCGGCGTTCCACGTCATCGGCGACCGCGCGCTGGACGAGCTCCTGCTGGGTCTGCGCGCCGCGGCCGATGTCGAGGGCACAGCGGCGATCGCCGCCGCGGGTCACCGCGTGGAGCACGCCGAGATGGTCGACGCGCACTCGTTGGCGCAGATGGTGCTGCTGGGCCTGCGGCTGTCCGTGCAGCCCGCGTTCGACACGGCGTGGGGCGGCCCTGACGGGATGTACGCGACCCGGCTGGGACGCGGGCGGGCTGCGTCCCTCAACCCGTTCGCCGACCTGGCGGCGGCCGGTGTGCCGCTCGCCCTGGGCTCGGACGCACCCGTGACACCGTTCGACCCGTGGGCCGGTGTGCGCGGCGCGTCGGGGCACCACGAGGCGGACCAGCGGATCTCGGTGCGCGCCGCGTTCCGTGCCGCGACCCGCGGTGGGTGGCGGCTCGCCGGGCTCGACCACAGCGGCGCCGGGGAGGTGCGGGTCGGCGCGCCGGCGCACCTCGCCGTGTGGCAGGCCGAGCACCTCGTCGTCCAGGCGTCGCGGACCTCGACGTGGAGCGCCGACCCTCGCGCCGGCAGCCCGCTGCTGCCGGACCTGGGGCCCGACGAGCCCACGCCGCGGTGCCTGCGGACGACGCGCGCCGGGGTCGTCCTGCACGACGCGCTGGACTGA
- a CDS encoding helix-turn-helix transcriptional regulator — MPERASDRLVRMLGMIAYLERHEDVPVDQVAAQFGVTPEQVMADVDTLWVTGTPGYLPDDLIDFDASSYEQGVVRLTEGRGVTRPLRLGPREGVALLAALRSLTALRPALDAERAAALDSVLAKVQAATGDAAAGAPVDVELQVGAVPAVAAAIGTALTGRRRLRLRYVDASDVLTEREVDPVRLVTADEHSYLLAWSLAADAERKFRVDRIVEATVLDAPADEHPLADDDVDFQPDASGELVTVRLAGRARWVAETVPVERTRELPDGAFEVDLRVVQPAWLRHLLLQVADEVLEVRPSHVARDTAAAARAALEAYGPLLGTTTGEA, encoded by the coding sequence GTGCCTGAGCGCGCGAGCGACCGCCTGGTGCGGATGCTCGGGATGATCGCCTACCTCGAGCGGCACGAGGACGTCCCCGTGGACCAGGTCGCGGCCCAGTTCGGCGTCACGCCCGAGCAGGTCATGGCCGACGTCGACACGCTGTGGGTCACCGGCACGCCCGGGTACCTGCCCGACGACCTCATCGACTTCGACGCCTCGTCGTACGAGCAGGGCGTCGTGCGGCTCACGGAGGGCCGTGGCGTCACGCGGCCCCTGCGGCTCGGGCCGCGGGAGGGTGTCGCGCTGCTCGCGGCGCTGCGGTCGCTCACGGCGCTGCGCCCGGCACTCGACGCGGAGCGCGCCGCGGCGCTCGACTCGGTGCTCGCCAAGGTGCAGGCCGCGACCGGTGACGCGGCCGCCGGCGCGCCGGTCGACGTGGAGCTCCAGGTCGGCGCTGTGCCCGCCGTCGCCGCCGCGATCGGGACCGCCCTGACGGGTCGTCGTCGCCTGCGTCTGCGGTACGTCGACGCGTCCGACGTCCTGACCGAGCGCGAGGTCGACCCCGTCCGGCTGGTCACGGCGGACGAGCACTCCTACCTGCTGGCGTGGTCGCTGGCCGCGGACGCCGAGCGCAAGTTCCGCGTCGACCGGATCGTCGAGGCGACCGTCCTGGACGCACCGGCGGACGAGCACCCGCTCGCCGACGACGACGTCGACTTCCAGCCCGACGCGTCCGGTGAGCTCGTCACGGTCAGGCTGGCCGGGCGGGCACGGTGGGTCGCCGAGACCGTGCCCGTCGAGCGCACGCGTGAGCTGCCGGACGGGGCCTTCGAGGTCGACCTGCGCGTCGTGCAGCCCGCGTGGCTGCGGCACCTGCTCCTGCAGGTCGCCGACGAGGTCCTCGAGGTCCGCCCGTCGCACGTGGCGCGGGACACCGCCGCCGCGGCGCGCGCGGCGCTCGAGGCGTACGGCCCGCTGCTCGGCACGACGACGGGGGAGGCCTGA
- a CDS encoding helix-turn-helix transcriptional regulator, whose amino-acid sequence MPPAIPPAERLLNLVIALVNTPGRMTKEQVRTSVAGYRDARSDEAFERMFERDKDTLRELGIPVLTVTHAGHGDDIGYRIDTASWSLPPIELTAAELGVLALAAQVWQDQSLRADSTRALTKLRAVGEAPQAHDLVAGLAPRVRAGGDAFAPLVDAVQNRQAVRFTYHAATTGEVRERRVEPWKLLARRGGWVLLARDRDRDASRSFRLSRIRGAVRPLGGPGGFDAPTAQELADASHAWMGDGPERTALLAVTPHRAEALRARATPAPADRPLPPGADHVLDGRELVAVPYRLDWELAEEVVAYGDAVVVLDPPQVRDAVVGMLRVAATLDALRPPGTDAAGPTGRRDPHVEEARGA is encoded by the coding sequence ATGCCTCCCGCGATCCCGCCCGCCGAGCGCCTGCTCAACCTCGTCATCGCCCTGGTGAACACTCCGGGCCGCATGACGAAGGAGCAGGTGCGCACCTCCGTCGCCGGGTACAGGGACGCCCGTTCGGACGAGGCCTTCGAGCGGATGTTCGAGCGCGACAAGGACACCCTGCGTGAGCTGGGGATCCCGGTCCTGACGGTGACGCACGCCGGGCACGGTGACGACATCGGGTACCGCATCGACACGGCGAGCTGGTCGCTGCCCCCGATCGAGCTGACCGCCGCCGAGCTGGGCGTCCTGGCACTCGCGGCGCAGGTGTGGCAGGACCAGTCGTTGCGTGCGGACTCGACGCGCGCCCTGACCAAGCTCCGCGCGGTGGGTGAGGCCCCCCAGGCGCACGACCTCGTGGCCGGTCTGGCCCCGCGCGTGCGGGCCGGGGGCGACGCCTTCGCCCCGCTGGTGGACGCCGTGCAGAACCGGCAGGCCGTCCGGTTCACGTACCACGCGGCGACGACCGGTGAGGTGCGCGAGCGGCGCGTCGAGCCGTGGAAGCTGCTGGCCCGTCGCGGGGGGTGGGTGCTGCTGGCGCGGGACCGCGACCGCGACGCGAGCCGGTCGTTCCGGCTCAGCCGCATCCGCGGTGCCGTCCGGCCCCTGGGCGGTCCGGGCGGGTTCGACGCGCCGACCGCGCAGGAGCTCGCGGACGCGTCGCACGCATGGATGGGCGACGGGCCGGAGCGCACGGCACTGCTCGCGGTGACCCCGCACCGGGCGGAGGCGTTGCGGGCACGTGCCACGCCCGCCCCGGCGGACCGCCCGCTGCCCCCCGGTGCCGACCACGTCCTGGACGGCCGTGAGCTGGTGGCGGTGCCCTACCGCCTCGACTGGGAGCTGGCCGAGGAGGTCGTCGCCTACGGCGACGCCGTGGTCGTCCTCGACCCGCCGCAGGTGCGTGACGCGGTCGTCGGGATGCTGCGCGTCGCGGCGACGCTGGACGCGCTGCGGCCACCGGGCACCGACGCGGCCGGCCCCACGGGTCGGCGCGACCCCCACGTCGAGGAGGCGCGAGGTGCCTGA
- the tatC gene encoding twin-arginine translocase subunit TatC, producing MPLREHLRELRRRIVLVALGLLVGGVGGWLLYEPVFDILQQPVLDIADERGRQVALNFQGVATAFDMQVKVSLFLGVLLTAPWWIYQLWAFITPGLTSKERRYAVGFLAVAVPLFLAGAALAWWALPNAVHLFADFVPPETTNWVDAQLYLSFVMRVVLAFGVGFLLPVVMVALNLVGLVRARTWLAGWRWAVLVAFVFAAIATPTPDAMTMLAVAIPMCLLFFAALGVCVLHDRRLDRKLVAQGLPRLDGTMADDDTAPGTA from the coding sequence ATGCCGTTGCGTGAGCACCTGCGCGAGCTGCGCCGACGAATCGTGCTCGTCGCGCTGGGGCTGCTCGTCGGCGGCGTCGGCGGCTGGCTGCTGTACGAGCCGGTCTTCGACATCCTCCAGCAGCCGGTCCTCGACATCGCCGACGAACGCGGCCGGCAGGTGGCCCTGAACTTCCAGGGCGTGGCCACCGCGTTCGACATGCAGGTGAAGGTCTCGTTGTTCCTCGGCGTGCTCCTCACCGCCCCGTGGTGGATCTACCAGCTGTGGGCGTTCATCACCCCGGGTCTGACGTCCAAGGAGCGCCGGTACGCCGTCGGGTTCCTCGCCGTCGCGGTCCCGCTGTTCCTCGCCGGTGCGGCACTCGCGTGGTGGGCCCTGCCCAACGCGGTGCACCTGTTCGCGGACTTCGTCCCACCCGAGACCACCAACTGGGTCGACGCGCAGCTGTACCTGAGCTTCGTCATGCGCGTCGTCCTGGCGTTCGGCGTCGGGTTCCTGCTGCCCGTCGTCATGGTGGCGCTCAACCTGGTCGGCCTGGTGCGCGCCCGCACGTGGCTCGCGGGCTGGCGCTGGGCGGTGCTCGTCGCGTTCGTGTTCGCCGCCATCGCGACCCCCACACCCGACGCAATGACGATGCTGGCCGTCGCCATCCCGATGTGCCTGCTCTTCTTCGCCGCCCTCGGCGTGTGCGTGCTGCACGACCGACGGCTCGACCGCAAGCTCGTCGCCCAGGGCCTGCCGCGGCTCGACGGCACGATGGCCGACGACGACACCGCACCGGGCACCGCATGA
- a CDS encoding diacylglycerol/lipid kinase family protein has product MSTVGLVVNPVAGTGHGSSVGRRTHRLLRRAGHDVHDLSAPTLALATDRAREAATAGLDALVVVGGDGMVHLGVGVVAGTDLPLGIVAVGTGNDVARSFGLPRGDVDRAVAVVDRALRAGPRRVDAVRAGPPDGDSPRWYAGVLSCGLDAAVNARANALTWPHGHARYLRALVPELAAFRPYGYRVQVDDTTWESAGTLVAVANTPWFGGGLPIAPDAVPDDGLLDVVLAGPFSRREAVGIFPRIYRGRHVDDPRVRVLRGRRVLVEPAPDLGPAPPAAFADGERLGGLPLLVEVVPGALLLLG; this is encoded by the coding sequence ATGAGCACCGTCGGTCTCGTCGTCAACCCGGTCGCCGGCACGGGACACGGCAGCAGCGTCGGACGCCGCACCCACCGTCTCCTGCGGCGTGCCGGCCACGACGTGCACGACCTGTCCGCGCCCACGCTCGCCCTGGCGACGGACCGCGCGCGCGAGGCGGCGACCGCCGGTCTGGACGCCCTGGTCGTGGTCGGCGGCGACGGCATGGTGCACCTGGGCGTCGGTGTCGTCGCGGGTACCGACCTGCCGCTCGGCATCGTCGCGGTCGGCACCGGCAACGACGTCGCGCGGTCGTTCGGTCTGCCCCGCGGCGACGTCGACCGCGCCGTCGCGGTGGTCGACCGGGCGCTGCGCGCCGGGCCGCGCCGTGTCGATGCCGTCCGCGCGGGCCCACCCGACGGGGACTCGCCACGGTGGTACGCCGGTGTCCTGTCCTGCGGTCTGGACGCCGCTGTCAACGCGCGCGCGAACGCCCTGACGTGGCCGCACGGGCACGCCCGCTACCTGCGCGCCCTGGTGCCCGAGCTCGCGGCGTTCCGCCCCTACGGCTACCGCGTCCAGGTCGACGACACCACGTGGGAGTCCGCCGGCACCCTGGTCGCCGTGGCCAACACCCCGTGGTTCGGCGGTGGCCTGCCGATCGCCCCCGACGCCGTCCCCGACGACGGCCTGCTCGACGTCGTGCTCGCCGGCCCGTTCTCACGCCGGGAGGCCGTCGGGATCTTCCCGCGCATCTACCGCGGGCGGCACGTCGACGACCCGCGGGTGCGCGTCCTGCGCGGGCGCCGGGTCCTCGTCGAGCCCGCGCCCGACCTGGGCCCCGCACCACCTGCCGCCTTCGCGGACGGCGAGCGCCTCGGTGGCCTGCCCCTGCTGGTCGAGGTGGTACCGGGGGCGCTCCTCCTGCTCGGGTAG